From the Gallaecimonas mangrovi genome, one window contains:
- a CDS encoding LysE family translocator, which yields MDLFLATLLFALSASITPGPNNVMLMSSGMNYGVRASLGHLCGVCLGFPVMLVLVGFGFGFIFERFSHLHQLVKLLGTLYLLWLAWRIASQTPKAIKAGHAKPLGFWQGAAFQWINGKAWVVASSAIAAFTSSEGAIGWQVLAITLAFFLVSFPCAGFWLLGARALAGC from the coding sequence ATGGACCTTTTTCTTGCCACATTGCTATTTGCCCTTTCCGCGTCCATTACCCCTGGGCCTAACAATGTCATGCTGATGTCGTCGGGCATGAATTACGGCGTGCGGGCAAGCCTTGGCCACTTGTGCGGTGTGTGCTTGGGGTTTCCGGTGATGTTGGTGCTGGTTGGTTTTGGCTTTGGTTTTATCTTTGAACGTTTTTCGCACTTGCACCAATTAGTGAAATTACTGGGCACCCTTTATCTGCTGTGGCTGGCCTGGAGGATAGCCAGCCAAACACCGAAAGCCATTAAGGCGGGCCATGCCAAACCGCTGGGGTTTTGGCAAGGTGCTGCCTTTCAGTGGATCAATGGCAAGGCTTGGGTGGTTGCTTCTAGCGCCATTGCCGCCTTTACCTCCAGCGAAGGTGCCATTGGCTGGCAGGTATTGGCGATCACCCTGGCCTTTTTCCTGGTGTCTTTTCCCTGCGCCGGATTTTGGCTACTGGGGGCGCGGGCCTTAGCCGGGTGCTAA
- a CDS encoding aspartyl protease family protein, giving the protein MMVLWLRFTALCFLLFSAFASAAVTPWFSFTLYNGHITLPVTVNGIKTNVVLDSGAMINGINTAFIKANHMQLSKGSAVLVKGAFGTKRQQSFNDVGVELMGAHWQMDHLVSVALGDKNLGLLLGAGFFDKFIFQIDYPNQRMRLITRDSLDMNRYSNIEMRTAAGGFPIVKTKLNDQKSVWLVLDTGNSGGLLLSHSLVQAQGWLKTFASQQVVAQGVNNKVLNDTFRLPVLTFGPYQVENVAVTVPTDGRYDATDSLNDGSALTRIDNARVRGLLGFDVIKHFVLTIDYKNGRMNVAVPTESSTKKNRP; this is encoded by the coding sequence ATGATGGTGCTATGGTTACGCTTTACTGCCTTGTGTTTCCTCCTTTTTTCGGCTTTTGCCTCCGCTGCGGTTACCCCTTGGTTTTCCTTCACGCTTTATAACGGCCACATTACCTTGCCGGTAACGGTTAACGGCATCAAAACCAACGTGGTTTTAGATTCCGGAGCCATGATCAACGGCATTAATACGGCTTTTATCAAAGCGAACCATATGCAGCTTTCCAAAGGCTCTGCGGTTTTAGTCAAAGGCGCCTTTGGCACTAAGCGCCAACAGAGCTTTAACGATGTTGGTGTTGAGTTAATGGGCGCGCATTGGCAGATGGATCATCTCGTTTCTGTCGCTTTAGGAGATAAAAACCTGGGGCTGTTATTGGGTGCGGGCTTTTTCGACAAATTTATCTTTCAAATTGATTACCCCAACCAGCGTATGCGCCTTATCACACGAGATTCATTGGATATGAATCGGTACAGCAATATAGAGATGCGTACTGCCGCCGGTGGCTTTCCTATTGTCAAAACCAAACTCAATGATCAAAAGTCGGTGTGGCTGGTGCTGGATACCGGCAATAGCGGCGGCTTATTGTTGTCGCACTCTTTAGTGCAAGCGCAAGGCTGGCTAAAAACCTTTGCCAGCCAGCAGGTGGTAGCGCAAGGGGTTAACAACAAAGTGCTTAATGACACCTTTCGGCTACCGGTACTGACTTTCGGGCCCTACCAGGTTGAGAATGTGGCTGTGACGGTACCGACCGACGGCCGCTATGACGCCACCGACAGTCTTAACGATGGCTCCGCCCTTACCCGCATTGATAATGCTCGGGTCAGGGGGCTGTTAGGTTTTGATGTTATTAAGCATTTTGTACTGACCATCGACTATAAAAATGGCCGCATGAATGTGGCGGTGCCCACCGAAAGCAGCACTAAAAAAAACCGGCCTTAG
- a CDS encoding S9 family peptidase, with the protein MRSLLLFVVSSLMLAGCHGDKPASYDANAFFDSVNYQNLSLSEDGKQALVSSDKNGVFNVHAINVADGTDKALTQSQQSTYAVSWFPGDNRFLFTRDKGGNEIYHLYVDDDAGQHDLIPDPNARAEFLAFSQDGRSFYVLSNERDPNVMDLYRYDASSYQRQRIFDNTQAFAISSISGNGRFLALSRINNNADSDLYLVDLESADKTPQLIGDLPGEKANFNALTFGPYNHYLYFATDAFSNFKQVWSHHLLTGNQEQVASDHWDISHFSFSHSGRYRIQSFNEDGHSRLEIYQRFTGKRLQLPALPKGDISDVTFSNDDKTLLFYLDSDTSPADLYALDLPSGKLRQLTHALGAGIDKNRLVAAKVVRFQSTDNLTIPALLYKPQTASSSDKVPMVLWLHGGPGGQSRHGYNAVIQYLVNHGYGVLAVNNRGSSGYGKPFFHLDDKQHGEGDLADVVSARDYVKTLPWADGEHVAVMGGSYGGYLAVAALAFHPDTFSAGIDLFGVTNWVRTLASIPPWWQSYKAYLYSEMGDPVADKARLERISPLFHTDNITKPLLVLQGMNDPRVLPVESQQLVAALKKRKVAVQYLTFADEGHGFTKKANRIKAAKAYLDFLNKHVKPHNWF; encoded by the coding sequence ATGCGTTCTTTGTTGCTGTTCGTGGTATCGAGCTTGATGCTGGCCGGCTGCCATGGCGATAAGCCTGCCAGCTATGATGCCAACGCCTTTTTTGACAGCGTTAACTACCAGAACCTGTCACTGTCAGAAGATGGCAAGCAAGCGCTGGTGAGCAGCGACAAAAACGGTGTGTTTAATGTGCATGCCATTAACGTTGCCGACGGCACCGACAAGGCCCTCACCCAAAGCCAGCAATCTACCTATGCGGTAAGCTGGTTTCCAGGTGACAACCGTTTCCTCTTTACCCGTGACAAGGGTGGCAACGAGATTTACCACCTCTATGTTGATGACGATGCTGGCCAACATGACTTGATACCCGACCCCAATGCCCGCGCCGAATTTTTAGCCTTCAGCCAGGATGGCCGCAGCTTCTATGTACTGAGTAACGAGCGCGACCCAAACGTCATGGATCTCTACCGCTACGATGCCAGTAGCTACCAGCGCCAGCGGATCTTTGACAACACTCAGGCCTTTGCTATCAGCAGCATTAGCGGTAATGGCCGCTTTTTGGCCCTCAGCCGCATCAATAACAACGCCGACAGCGACTTGTATCTGGTGGATTTAGAATCTGCCGATAAAACGCCGCAGCTCATTGGCGACCTGCCCGGTGAAAAGGCCAACTTTAATGCCTTAACCTTCGGCCCTTACAACCATTACCTGTATTTTGCTACCGACGCCTTTAGCAACTTTAAGCAGGTGTGGTCGCACCATTTACTCACCGGCAACCAGGAACAGGTGGCCAGTGACCATTGGGATATCAGCCATTTTTCCTTTTCCCATTCAGGGCGTTATCGCATTCAATCTTTTAATGAAGACGGCCATAGCCGCTTAGAGATTTATCAGCGTTTTACCGGTAAGCGTCTGCAGCTGCCGGCGCTGCCCAAGGGCGATATCAGTGATGTGACCTTCAGCAATGACGATAAAACCTTGCTGTTTTACCTCGACTCTGACACCAGCCCGGCCGACCTTTATGCACTGGACTTACCCTCTGGCAAGCTGCGCCAGCTAACCCATGCCCTGGGCGCGGGTATCGATAAAAACCGCTTGGTCGCCGCCAAGGTGGTGCGCTTTCAAAGCACCGACAACCTCACCATTCCGGCGCTGTTATACAAGCCGCAAACCGCATCAAGCAGCGATAAAGTACCGATGGTGCTGTGGCTGCATGGCGGCCCCGGCGGCCAAAGCCGCCATGGTTACAATGCCGTTATTCAGTATCTGGTGAATCATGGCTATGGGGTGCTGGCGGTCAATAATCGCGGCTCTTCTGGCTACGGCAAACCCTTCTTCCACTTGGACGACAAGCAGCACGGTGAAGGCGATTTGGCCGATGTGGTGAGTGCCCGCGACTACGTAAAAACCCTGCCCTGGGCAGACGGCGAGCATGTGGCGGTAATGGGCGGCAGTTATGGCGGCTACTTAGCGGTGGCGGCGCTGGCTTTTCACCCCGACACCTTCAGCGCGGGTATTGATTTATTTGGTGTCACCAATTGGGTGCGCACCTTGGCTTCCATTCCGCCCTGGTGGCAAAGCTACAAAGCCTACTTGTATTCAGAAATGGGCGACCCTGTGGCCGACAAAGCCCGCCTGGAGCGTATATCGCCACTCTTTCATACCGATAACATCACCAAACCGTTATTGGTGCTGCAAGGCATGAACGACCCCAGGGTGTTGCCGGTGGAAAGTCAGCAACTGGTGGCGGCCCTTAAAAAGCGCAAAGTGGCGGTGCAATACCTCACCTTTGCTGATGAAGGCCATGGCTTTACTAAAAAAGCCAATCGTATTAAGGCGGCTAAGGCTTATCTCGACTTCTTAAACAAGCATGTTAAGCCTCATAACTGGTTCTGA
- a CDS encoding sensor domain-containing diguanylate cyclase: MRQLSLRVQIAIVITVMAIALAWLFTVFTAYQSRHALERLSGHLLAQDAQILVDQLDQDLDTQLQLFDFAAALPGLHAPLKEDVVRQVLKALAQQLPKLQWLGLMDSSGKVLYAADGSLEGRSLADHTLFLQAKNQKSGVDNVAVIGAAISKAHIQGAQSQMDISVALFNTDGQLSAVLAGQLSWSWTHQVFQALTLPEQDFSNLDLLLMDKSGLVLLGPEPWLGNTFSPANLTTLSQHRWATLAEGDKSYLSALAKSRHSEPGWQIVLRQPADSSAQAASPFIGRLVWLSVVISLITAGLGWWLSGRISRPIARIARAADRLAAGIPSRIPNAKGSREIEVLSQSITELVASLTQHQSALGAMESLALKDTLTGLPNRSALMKFMNGQHEPVVMFYMDLDGFKGINDSFGHQAGDLVLKEVAKRLNHNIREGDIAVRLGGDEFLVVLQLSAHSQPEQVAQRILTAVASPMASHWGELAVGCSIGGAFWPKDHDDPKTVIAMADQALYMAKSAGKGQVAFYQNQL; the protein is encoded by the coding sequence TTGCGGCAATTGAGTCTGCGCGTACAAATCGCCATTGTTATCACCGTTATGGCCATTGCACTGGCTTGGCTTTTTACCGTTTTTACTGCCTACCAGAGCCGGCATGCGCTGGAGCGTTTATCCGGCCACTTGCTGGCGCAAGATGCGCAAATTCTGGTGGACCAGCTCGACCAGGACCTTGACACCCAACTGCAACTTTTTGACTTTGCTGCCGCCCTGCCCGGCCTGCACGCGCCGTTAAAAGAGGATGTTGTCCGCCAAGTATTAAAGGCACTGGCGCAGCAGCTACCCAAGCTGCAATGGCTGGGGCTTATGGACAGTAGCGGCAAGGTGCTCTATGCCGCCGACGGCAGCTTGGAAGGCCGCTCCCTGGCCGACCATACGCTGTTTTTACAGGCCAAAAACCAAAAAAGTGGCGTCGACAATGTTGCGGTGATTGGCGCTGCGATTTCCAAGGCTCACATCCAAGGTGCGCAGTCGCAAATGGATATCTCGGTGGCGCTGTTTAATACCGATGGCCAGCTTAGCGCCGTGCTGGCAGGCCAGCTGTCTTGGAGCTGGACTCACCAAGTATTCCAAGCCTTAACCCTGCCAGAGCAAGACTTTAGCAACCTGGATTTGTTGTTGATGGATAAAAGCGGCCTGGTGTTGCTGGGGCCGGAACCCTGGTTGGGTAATACCTTTTCGCCAGCCAACCTAACCACCTTGTCACAGCACCGCTGGGCAACCTTGGCAGAGGGCGATAAGTCCTATTTGAGCGCCCTTGCCAAAAGCCGCCACAGTGAACCCGGCTGGCAAATTGTGCTGCGCCAACCCGCTGATAGCAGTGCCCAGGCCGCCTCGCCCTTTATTGGCCGTTTGGTTTGGCTAAGTGTGGTGATAAGCCTTATCACCGCCGGCCTTGGCTGGTGGCTGTCGGGGCGCATTAGCCGCCCTATTGCCCGTATTGCCCGCGCCGCTGACCGCCTGGCCGCAGGCATTCCCAGCCGCATTCCCAACGCCAAAGGCTCACGGGAAATTGAGGTACTGAGTCAATCCATTACTGAACTGGTAGCAAGCTTAACCCAGCACCAGTCGGCGCTGGGCGCCATGGAGTCGCTGGCATTAAAAGACACCCTAACCGGCCTTCCCAACCGCAGCGCCTTAATGAAATTCATGAACGGCCAGCATGAGCCGGTGGTGATGTTTTACATGGACCTAGACGGCTTTAAAGGCATTAACGACAGCTTTGGCCACCAAGCCGGTGACTTGGTACTAAAAGAGGTGGCCAAACGGCTTAATCACAACATTCGCGAGGGCGATATTGCGGTGCGCTTAGGGGGCGACGAGTTTTTGGTGGTGCTTCAGCTCAGTGCCCATAGCCAACCCGAACAGGTGGCGCAGCGTATCCTCACCGCGGTGGCTAGCCCCATGGCCAGCCACTGGGGCGAATTAGCGGTGGGTTGCAGCATTGGCGGTGCCTTTTGGCCTAAAGACCATGACGACCCGAAAACTGTGATCGCCATGGCCGACCAGGCGCTCTATATGGCCAAATCGGCTGGCAAGGGCCAAGTGGCCTTTTATCAGAACCAGTTATGA
- a CDS encoding CsbD family protein, producing MNRDITAGKWRQFKGKVKAQWGKLTDDDIEQIDGHSERLIGKLQERYGMARDEAEKALQRLSK from the coding sequence ATGAATCGCGACATTACAGCCGGTAAATGGCGCCAGTTTAAAGGTAAGGTCAAAGCCCAGTGGGGCAAGCTCACCGATGATGACATCGAGCAAATAGACGGCCACTCGGAACGCCTTATCGGTAAGTTGCAAGAGCGCTACGGTATGGCAAGAGATGAAGCCGAAAAGGCGCTGCAGCGACTGTCAAAATAG
- a CDS encoding BON domain-containing protein, with the protein MRFKKTVLTAITLTTLAAAPAMAAGNWKGEAKDAWLDGKLETALMLNTELNAFTIDTKVSHGEATLSGTVGSDVEKELAGQIAENVDGVSDVDNNIKVKDGYKGDSHSDGKSFSRTWHDATITAGLNMKYAASDNLSAMDINVDTDNGVVTLKGTVKNDAARDLAVAMAKGYDNVVDVKDDLKVTQ; encoded by the coding sequence ATGCGTTTTAAGAAAACTGTACTGACTGCTATCACCCTGACCACTTTAGCTGCTGCCCCTGCGATGGCCGCCGGTAACTGGAAAGGCGAAGCCAAGGATGCCTGGTTGGACGGTAAGCTGGAAACCGCGCTGATGCTCAACACCGAGCTTAACGCCTTTACCATCGACACCAAGGTTTCCCATGGCGAGGCAACACTGAGCGGTACTGTGGGTAGCGACGTCGAGAAAGAATTAGCCGGTCAAATTGCCGAAAATGTTGATGGCGTCAGCGATGTCGACAACAACATCAAGGTAAAAGATGGCTACAAGGGCGACAGCCACAGCGATGGCAAAAGCTTTTCACGCACCTGGCATGACGCCACCATCACTGCGGGCCTGAACATGAAGTACGCCGCCAGTGACAACTTGAGCGCCATGGATATTAATGTCGACACCGACAACGGCGTAGTCACCCTGAAAGGGACCGTGAAAAACGACGCCGCCCGTGACCTTGCGGTAGCCATGGCCAAGGGCTACGACAATGTGGTCGACGTCAAGGATGACCTGAAGGTCACCCAGTAA
- a CDS encoding PA2169 family four-helix-bundle protein, with the protein MFGTHDSRLVNELIAVCVDGRQFYQYAAKQVDDSDLKSLFRDMAHIRADIVRDLSSKVEDMGEKADHRGTLAGSMQTVYTELRAQLSDDAKFQYVTELEEAENRTLCRFKEGVRELESKPLARDVADCLATIQLTHDRMKAIKDGLSARKH; encoded by the coding sequence ATGTTTGGTACTCATGACTCGCGGTTGGTAAATGAATTAATTGCCGTCTGTGTCGACGGACGGCAGTTTTACCAATATGCCGCCAAGCAAGTCGATGACAGTGACCTGAAATCTCTGTTTCGCGACATGGCCCATATCCGCGCGGATATTGTGCGTGACTTGAGTAGTAAGGTCGAAGACATGGGCGAAAAGGCCGACCACCGCGGTACCTTAGCGGGCAGCATGCAAACGGTGTATACCGAGCTTCGGGCGCAACTGAGTGACGATGCGAAGTTTCAATACGTCACTGAGCTCGAAGAAGCCGAAAACCGCACCCTGTGCCGCTTTAAGGAAGGGGTTAGAGAACTGGAAAGCAAGCCGTTGGCAAGGGATGTTGCCGACTGCCTAGCCACCATTCAACTGACCCACGACCGTATGAAGGCCATTAAAGACGGCCTGTCGGCCCGCAAACACTGA
- a CDS encoding sigma-54-dependent transcriptional regulator codes for MARLHLVTDDLSLAQQLAEPLRQAGYHLSQSTSLDEPFRADLVIYGPSRFDEADYRLFRAHPLAHQADWLLVSDGAPNPWLDKLMRRGVAYHFRKPLDINHLTEVLGEFKEELALQQETPTRAPLSSNLDQFGLLLGSSEVMRRLYRLIRRVSQTEANVLLVGESGSGKELAARTIHQQSPRATDPFVAVNCAALSAELVESELFGHVKGAFTGALKDHIGFFERASEGTLFLDEVTEMPLELQSKLLRVLETGEFRRVGSDQVQHTKVRIVAATNRSPDDAIDGGYLREDLYFRLAHFPIQLPALRERGDDIVELARHFLAYRNVETGTDKAFTQGALDAIARYSWPGNVRQLKHCVERAHILAANEIGLAELPDLTEKTQTPKDIAPGTSLKDAERTLILATLEACQQNKTQAAEQLGVSVKTLYNKLERYQTQPSSQE; via the coding sequence ATGGCGCGCCTGCATCTGGTTACCGACGATTTGTCTTTGGCTCAGCAACTGGCCGAGCCCTTGCGCCAAGCCGGTTATCACCTTAGCCAAAGCACCAGCCTGGATGAGCCCTTTCGGGCCGACTTGGTGATTTATGGCCCCAGCCGTTTTGACGAAGCCGACTACCGGCTGTTTCGCGCGCACCCGCTTGCCCACCAAGCCGACTGGTTGTTAGTGAGCGACGGCGCCCCGAATCCCTGGCTGGATAAGCTAATGCGCCGCGGCGTGGCCTATCACTTTCGTAAGCCCTTGGACATTAACCACCTCACCGAGGTGCTGGGGGAATTTAAGGAAGAACTGGCGCTGCAACAAGAAACCCCTACCAGGGCGCCCTTAAGCTCGAACCTTGACCAATTTGGCTTATTGCTAGGGTCAAGTGAAGTGATGCGCCGCCTGTATCGGCTTATTCGCCGGGTGTCGCAAACCGAAGCCAACGTGCTTTTGGTTGGCGAAAGCGGCAGTGGTAAAGAACTGGCCGCCCGCACCATTCACCAGCAAAGCCCCCGCGCCACCGACCCTTTTGTTGCCGTTAACTGCGCCGCGCTTTCGGCCGAGCTGGTTGAAAGCGAACTCTTTGGCCATGTCAAAGGCGCCTTTACCGGCGCTCTTAAAGACCACATTGGCTTTTTCGAGCGAGCCAGCGAGGGCACCTTGTTTTTGGACGAAGTCACCGAGATGCCGCTGGAGCTGCAAAGCAAATTACTGCGGGTCCTGGAAACCGGTGAATTTCGCCGGGTTGGCAGTGACCAGGTGCAACACACCAAGGTGAGGATAGTTGCCGCCACCAATCGCAGCCCTGACGATGCCATTGATGGCGGTTACCTGCGTGAAGATCTTTACTTTCGCCTGGCACATTTTCCCATTCAGCTACCGGCGCTGCGCGAACGGGGCGATGACATTGTTGAACTGGCCCGCCATTTTCTGGCCTATCGCAATGTCGAAACCGGCACCGATAAAGCCTTTACCCAAGGCGCTTTAGATGCCATCGCCCGTTATTCTTGGCCTGGTAATGTGCGCCAATTAAAGCACTGCGTTGAGCGGGCCCATATTCTGGCGGCAAATGAAATTGGCCTGGCCGAATTACCCGACCTCACCGAAAAGACACAAACACCCAAAGACATTGCCCCTGGCACTTCGTTGAAAGACGCCGAGCGCACCCTGATTTTGGCGACGTTAGAGGCCTGCCAGCAAAATAAAACCCAAGCCGCCGAGCAACTGGGGGTAAGTGTTAAAACCCTCTACAACAAGCTTGAGCGCTACCAAACGCAGCCCAGTTCTCAAGAATAA
- a CDS encoding fumarylacetoacetate hydrolase family protein produces the protein MQLKWKSGEPLAWPRGKVVCVGRNYAEHAKELGNAVPERPLLFMKPASAIVPADDAFTLDESRGPVHYECELAVVIGKPLTKASEAEAKDAIAGYGLALDLTLRELQSELKQKGHPWELAKAFDGSCVVTELVGTEGFDDLGAIHYQFYQNDELRQDGHSSQMITPILSLLALISQTFTLEPGDLVLTGTPKGVGVLNKGDKLRLVLEDKLDTHTQVC, from the coding sequence ATGCAGCTTAAGTGGAAATCCGGTGAACCGCTGGCTTGGCCCAGGGGTAAGGTGGTCTGTGTAGGCCGTAACTATGCCGAGCACGCAAAAGAGCTGGGTAATGCCGTGCCTGAGCGGCCATTACTGTTTATGAAACCGGCCAGCGCCATTGTCCCGGCTGACGATGCTTTTACCCTGGACGAAAGTCGTGGCCCGGTGCATTACGAGTGCGAGCTGGCGGTAGTAATTGGTAAGCCGCTTACCAAGGCTTCTGAAGCCGAGGCCAAAGACGCCATTGCCGGCTACGGTTTGGCGTTAGATTTAACCCTGCGCGAACTGCAAAGCGAGCTTAAACAAAAGGGTCACCCTTGGGAGCTGGCCAAAGCCTTTGACGGCAGCTGTGTGGTAACCGAACTGGTAGGCACCGAAGGCTTTGACGACCTTGGCGCCATTCACTACCAGTTCTATCAAAACGACGAGTTGCGCCAAGACGGCCATTCCAGCCAAATGATCACCCCAATTCTCAGCTTGTTGGCACTGATAAGCCAAACCTTCACCTTAGAGCCGGGCGATCTGGTGCTAACCGGCACCCCTAAAGGCGTTGGCGTGCTCAACAAGGGCGACAAACTGCGGCTGGTGCTAGAAGACAAACTCGATACTCACACCCAGGTGTGTTAA
- a CDS encoding DUF1328 domain-containing protein, which produces MLRWALIFLIVALVAAAFGFGGIAGAAAGIAKILFFVFIVLLVISLLVHVVRGGSPRV; this is translated from the coding sequence ATGTTACGTTGGGCATTGATATTTTTGATTGTTGCACTGGTAGCAGCCGCTTTTGGTTTCGGTGGTATTGCTGGCGCCGCAGCCGGTATTGCCAAGATCCTGTTCTTTGTCTTTATCGTGCTGCTGGTGATTTCGCTGCTGGTACATGTGGTGCGGGGCGGCAGTCCCAGAGTTTAG